The proteins below come from a single Leifsonia sp. 1010 genomic window:
- a CDS encoding DUF3566 domain-containing protein translates to MSSSVAEKLAKKSSRRPASAKQVRLKLVYIDFWSTVKLSFLAGICLAIIAIVGTFLIWTVLDRTGIFDQVNSLFKDISGAGGSDLRSVLGLGQVMGFSLIVAILDIVVVTALGAVFALLYNLSVKITGGLLVGFTNN, encoded by the coding sequence ATGAGCAGTAGCGTCGCCGAGAAGTTGGCCAAGAAGTCGTCCCGTCGACCCGCATCCGCGAAGCAGGTGCGGCTGAAGCTGGTGTACATCGACTTCTGGTCGACCGTGAAGCTGTCGTTCCTCGCCGGGATCTGCCTCGCGATCATCGCCATCGTCGGTACGTTCCTGATCTGGACCGTGCTCGACCGCACCGGCATCTTCGACCAGGTGAACAGCCTGTTCAAGGACATCTCGGGCGCCGGCGGCAGCGACCTCCGCTCGGTCCTCGGGCTCGGTCAGGTGATGGGCTTCTCGCTCATCGTGGCCATCCTCGACATCGTCGTGGTGACCGCCCTGGGCGCCGTGTTCGCGCTGCTGTACAACCTCTCGGTGAAGATCACCGGCGGTCTCCTGGTCGGTTTCACCAACAACTGA
- a CDS encoding peptidylprolyl isomerase has product MSKHTAVATLHTNYGDIKVNLFGNHAPKTVRNFVGLATGEIEWTHPATGEKSKTPLYDGVVFHRIIPGFMIQGGDPLGQGVGGPGYQFDDEISPDLDFTRPYILAMANAGIQGGRGTNGSQFFITVAPTTWLQGKHTIFGEVADDASRKIVDKLAEVPTDARDRPLDDVVIESIDIEQV; this is encoded by the coding sequence ATGTCTAAGCACACCGCTGTCGCCACGCTCCACACTAACTACGGAGACATCAAGGTCAACCTCTTCGGCAACCACGCGCCGAAGACGGTGCGGAACTTCGTCGGGCTGGCGACGGGCGAGATCGAGTGGACGCACCCCGCCACCGGAGAGAAGTCGAAGACTCCTCTCTACGACGGCGTCGTCTTCCACCGCATCATCCCGGGCTTCATGATCCAGGGCGGCGACCCGCTCGGACAGGGCGTGGGCGGACCGGGCTACCAGTTCGACGACGAGATCAGCCCCGACCTCGACTTCACGCGGCCGTACATCCTGGCCATGGCGAACGCCGGCATCCAGGGCGGCCGCGGCACCAACGGCTCTCAGTTCTTCATCACGGTCGCGCCGACGACGTGGCTGCAGGGCAAGCACACCATCTTCGGCGAGGTCGCCGACGACGCGTCCCGCAAGATCGTCGACAAGCTGGCCGAGGTCCCGACGGACGCTCGCGACCGGCCGCTGGACGACGTCGTGATCGAGTCCATCGACATCGAGCAGGTCTGA
- a CDS encoding rhodanese-like domain-containing protein, producing the protein MTEDAIEHFSAKLRFETDPSDVHAAFERGERFVLIDSRAAAAWNHGRVAGAVHLPTAEIEERAPGSIPLDTPVVVYCWGPGCNGSTRAALAFSRLGYEVREMIGGYEYWVREGLPTEDESGRRMTASVDPLTAPRGIGCAC; encoded by the coding sequence ATGACCGAAGACGCCATCGAGCACTTCTCCGCGAAGCTCCGCTTTGAGACCGATCCGTCCGATGTGCACGCCGCGTTCGAGCGTGGTGAGCGCTTCGTCCTCATCGACAGCCGGGCCGCCGCCGCATGGAATCACGGACGCGTGGCGGGAGCCGTCCACCTCCCGACCGCGGAAATCGAAGAGCGGGCGCCCGGGTCGATTCCGCTGGACACGCCCGTCGTCGTCTACTGCTGGGGTCCGGGATGCAACGGCTCCACCCGAGCAGCCCTCGCTTTCAGCCGTCTGGGCTACGAGGTGCGGGAGATGATCGGCGGCTACGAGTACTGGGTGCGAGAGGGTCTCCCGACCGAGGACGAGTCGGGCCGCCGCATGACTGCGTCGGTCGACCCCCTCACCGCGCCGCGCGGGATCGGCTGCGCCTGCTAA
- a CDS encoding DUF3800 domain-containing protein: MRLVYLDESARDDRFYFFGALIADAAAVRHIEESIDELGRLIATNVRAFDPHTEFHAVEMFQGKGRWEGVPVSWRIKACDVVAKILAASTARFVFRGVDLVAQRSRYARPFPAHLLALAHTLEDVHMRLGGMDEDGLGLVLADEHHSAGNARRSLRSFKLQAVPGYTTRTLECIADTLYFGPSGDSRMLQAADIATYFLNRHRTIEERDPRSARVIDKIVRNIRSVTISEYIWRP, from the coding sequence ATGCGCCTGGTCTACCTCGACGAATCCGCCCGCGACGACCGCTTCTACTTCTTCGGTGCGCTGATCGCCGATGCGGCGGCCGTACGGCACATCGAAGAGAGCATCGACGAGCTCGGCCGCCTCATCGCGACCAATGTGCGCGCGTTCGACCCTCACACCGAGTTCCATGCTGTCGAGATGTTCCAGGGCAAAGGCAGGTGGGAGGGCGTCCCCGTCAGTTGGCGTATCAAAGCGTGCGATGTCGTGGCCAAGATCTTGGCCGCCTCGACTGCACGGTTCGTCTTCAGAGGCGTGGATCTGGTCGCTCAGCGGTCGCGATATGCACGGCCCTTTCCCGCGCATCTCCTTGCGCTCGCCCACACCCTGGAAGATGTGCACATGCGGTTGGGTGGCATGGACGAGGATGGTCTCGGGCTGGTCCTTGCCGACGAGCACCATTCAGCCGGGAACGCCAGAAGGAGCCTGCGCAGCTTCAAGCTGCAGGCGGTCCCCGGATACACCACACGAACACTGGAATGCATTGCCGACACCCTCTACTTCGGGCCCTCCGGCGACAGTCGGATGCTGCAGGCCGCTGACATCGCTACGTACTTCCTGAATCGGCATCGCACGATCGAGGAGCGTGATCCACGATCTGCGCGGGTGATCGACAAGATCGTCAGGAACATTCGCTCTGTGACGATAAGCGAGTACATCTGGCGTCCGTGA
- a CDS encoding class E sortase, with translation MTSRGTRAGRPHRRPTVVGVLGELLITAGVLVLLFLGWQIWWNNLVLAGQQTNAAAQQSQKWIDDAMKAPKPTPETSTAQVDPPVMAKPAPYQPFAVIYVPRLGPDWKRTIRQTVDVERVLNSYTAGVGHYIDTQLPGQVGNFAVAGHDSGWGNTFIDLSKLRIGDRIYVQTADGWYTYTFRNFEYVQPSAVQVLLPVPRQPQATPTERLMTITTCNPPFHAGERLIAYNVFQSFAPPQDVPSEIAAAVGQGG, from the coding sequence GTGACTTCGAGGGGAACCCGCGCCGGACGGCCGCATCGCCGACCGACGGTGGTCGGCGTCCTCGGTGAGCTGCTGATCACGGCCGGAGTCCTGGTCCTGCTGTTCCTCGGCTGGCAGATCTGGTGGAACAACCTCGTCCTGGCCGGCCAGCAGACGAACGCCGCCGCCCAGCAGAGCCAGAAGTGGATCGACGACGCCATGAAGGCGCCGAAGCCCACGCCCGAGACCTCCACCGCACAGGTCGATCCGCCCGTGATGGCGAAGCCCGCTCCGTATCAGCCGTTCGCGGTCATCTACGTCCCGCGGCTCGGGCCGGACTGGAAGCGGACCATCCGACAGACCGTCGATGTCGAACGCGTTCTCAACAGCTACACCGCGGGGGTCGGCCACTACATCGACACGCAGCTGCCGGGTCAGGTCGGCAATTTCGCCGTCGCCGGCCACGACTCGGGATGGGGCAACACCTTCATCGACCTCTCCAAGCTGCGCATCGGCGACCGGATTTACGTGCAGACCGCCGACGGCTGGTACACCTACACCTTCCGCAACTTCGAGTACGTGCAGCCCTCGGCCGTCCAAGTCCTGCTGCCCGTTCCCCGTCAGCCGCAAGCCACCCCCACTGAGCGGCTCATGACCATCACGACCTGCAATCCGCCGTTCCACGCGGGGGAGCGGCTCATCGCCTACAACGTCTTCCAGTCGTTCGCACCGCCGCAGGACGTTCCGAGCGAGATCGCCGCAGCGGTCGGGCAGGGAGGCTGA
- a CDS encoding cell division protein CrgA: MARSKSKTRTERPVRAERSAAASGEEAPNPVWFKPVMFGFMLLGLIWIIVFYVSQNQYPIPALGAWNILVGFGIAFIGFLMTTRWR, translated from the coding sequence ATGGCACGCAGCAAGTCCAAGACCAGAACCGAGCGCCCCGTCCGCGCCGAGCGCAGCGCCGCGGCATCCGGCGAAGAGGCCCCGAACCCCGTATGGTTCAAGCCGGTTATGTTCGGCTTCATGCTGCTCGGCCTGATCTGGATCATCGTCTTCTACGTCAGCCAGAACCAGTACCCCATCCCCGCGCTCGGCGCCTGGAACATCCTCGTCGGCTTCGGCATCGCGTTCATCGGCTTCCTGATGACCACGCGCTGGCGGTAG
- a CDS encoding glutamine amidotransferase-related protein, which produces MTRVLVIDNYDSFVYTLNGYLRELGAETDVVRNDDVAVADLPAKLAEYDAVLVSPGPGKPADAGVSIPAVEQALRTGQPLLGVCLGHQAIAEAFGGVVTNAEELMHGKTSQVTHDDSALFDGVAQPFTATRYHSLAVVDGTLPEDLHVTARTAGGVIMALQHADAPIYGVQFHPESVLTEGGYRMLGNWLEVAGLAGAAEASRSLNPLVKLG; this is translated from the coding sequence GTGACTCGCGTACTCGTCATCGACAACTACGACAGCTTCGTCTACACGCTGAACGGCTACCTGCGCGAACTCGGCGCGGAGACCGACGTCGTGCGCAACGACGACGTCGCCGTGGCCGACCTCCCCGCGAAGCTCGCCGAGTACGACGCCGTGCTCGTCTCACCCGGACCGGGCAAGCCGGCCGACGCGGGAGTCTCCATCCCGGCTGTCGAACAGGCCCTGCGCACCGGCCAGCCGCTCCTCGGTGTGTGCCTCGGGCACCAGGCCATCGCGGAGGCGTTCGGCGGCGTGGTCACCAACGCCGAAGAACTCATGCACGGCAAGACCTCGCAGGTCACCCACGACGATAGCGCCCTGTTCGACGGTGTCGCTCAGCCGTTCACGGCCACGCGGTACCACTCGCTGGCCGTGGTCGACGGGACGCTCCCCGAGGATCTTCACGTGACCGCGCGCACCGCCGGCGGCGTGATCATGGCCTTGCAGCACGCAGACGCGCCGATCTACGGCGTCCAGTTCCACCCGGAGTCGGTGCTCACCGAGGGCGGCTACCGGATGCTCGGCAACTGGCTCGAGGTAGCCGGTCTGGCGGGCGCCGCGGAGGCATCCCGCTCGCTCAACCCGCTCGTCAAGCTGGGCTGA
- a CDS encoding DNA-formamidopyrimidine glycosylase family protein: MPELPEVTALAADLDGRLKQRVIDRLSIVAFSALKTFDPPADALHGLTIAGVSRHGKFLDIAAGELHVVVHLARAGWIRWRDSPPPPPNGRLGKGPLAARLVLDDGSGLDITEAGTKKSLAIYVVRDPAEVPGIQRLGPDPLDPSFTEEAFAGILAGQGRAQIKGVLRNQSLIAGIGNAYSDEILHVAKMSPYKPANMAHDDVARLYEAMRTTLREALARADGLAASELKSEKKSNLRVHGRTGQPCPVCGDTIRQVIFHDSTFQYCPTCQTGGKPLADRVLSRLLK, translated from the coding sequence ATGCCCGAACTGCCGGAAGTCACCGCCCTCGCCGCCGACCTCGATGGCCGGCTGAAGCAGCGTGTCATCGACCGGTTGAGCATCGTCGCCTTCTCCGCACTGAAGACCTTCGACCCGCCGGCCGACGCTCTGCACGGCTTGACGATCGCCGGCGTGAGCCGCCATGGCAAGTTCCTCGACATCGCCGCGGGCGAGCTCCACGTCGTCGTGCATCTCGCACGAGCGGGCTGGATCCGCTGGCGCGACTCGCCTCCGCCACCGCCCAACGGCCGCCTGGGCAAGGGCCCCCTCGCGGCGCGTCTCGTCCTCGACGACGGTTCCGGCCTCGACATCACCGAGGCCGGAACGAAGAAGAGCCTCGCCATCTACGTCGTTCGCGATCCCGCGGAGGTTCCCGGCATCCAGCGCCTCGGCCCGGACCCGCTCGACCCGTCGTTCACCGAAGAGGCGTTCGCCGGCATCCTCGCCGGGCAGGGTCGCGCACAGATCAAGGGCGTGCTCCGCAACCAGTCGCTCATCGCAGGGATCGGGAACGCCTACTCCGACGAGATCCTCCACGTCGCCAAGATGTCACCGTACAAGCCGGCCAACATGGCGCACGACGACGTCGCCCGCCTGTACGAAGCGATGCGGACCACGCTGCGGGAGGCTCTCGCTCGGGCGGACGGTCTGGCCGCCTCTGAGTTGAAGAGCGAGAAGAAGTCGAACCTGCGCGTGCACGGACGCACCGGCCAGCCGTGCCCTGTGTGCGGCGACACCATCCGGCAGGTCATCTTCCACGACTCCACCTTCCAGTACTGCCCGACGTGCCAGACCGGCGGCAAGCCCCTCGCCGATCGCGTGCTCTCCCGGCTGCTGAAGTAG
- a CDS encoding rhomboid family intramembrane serine protease codes for MTQPVDARANYCYRHPDRESYVLCQRCGRTICGECQTPGAVGVVCPECMAQQRATHPRTKPAWVTRLTGSGAPVVTYAIIAVCVLVFIVQTLGSLLGLPVNSALVYAGAYSYPSGTFGVGFEPWRMFTSVFAHANIIHIALNMYTLFIFGMALEPLLGRARYLALFLISGFAGSLGVLLLASPVQPVLGASGAIFGLFGAFFIIQRRLGGSATQMLVLLAINLGIGFLPGFNIAWQAHVGGLIGGVLVGLIYVETRQPQRRRWQLPLLALLCVIFVAVSVIHFFV; via the coding sequence ATGACTCAGCCCGTCGACGCGCGCGCCAACTACTGTTACCGGCATCCCGATCGGGAGAGCTACGTGCTCTGCCAGCGGTGCGGCCGGACCATCTGCGGCGAATGCCAGACCCCGGGCGCGGTCGGGGTCGTCTGCCCGGAATGCATGGCGCAGCAGCGCGCTACCCACCCGCGGACGAAGCCGGCGTGGGTGACGCGGCTCACCGGCTCCGGCGCTCCGGTCGTCACCTACGCGATCATCGCGGTCTGCGTGCTCGTGTTCATCGTCCAGACCCTGGGGTCGTTGCTCGGCCTCCCGGTCAATTCGGCGTTGGTCTATGCCGGGGCGTACTCGTATCCGAGCGGGACGTTCGGCGTGGGCTTCGAGCCGTGGCGGATGTTCACCAGCGTGTTCGCGCACGCCAACATCATCCACATCGCCCTGAACATGTACACGCTGTTCATCTTCGGGATGGCCCTCGAGCCCCTGCTCGGTCGCGCGCGTTACCTCGCGCTCTTCCTGATCAGCGGGTTCGCGGGATCGCTGGGTGTGCTGCTGCTGGCCTCGCCGGTCCAACCCGTCCTCGGGGCCTCCGGCGCAATCTTCGGTCTGTTCGGTGCGTTCTTCATCATCCAGCGCCGTCTGGGCGGGAGCGCGACGCAGATGCTCGTGCTGCTGGCGATCAACCTCGGCATCGGATTCCTCCCGGGGTTCAACATCGCGTGGCAGGCGCACGTCGGCGGACTGATCGGCGGCGTCCTTGTCGGACTCATCTATGTGGAGACCCGGCAGCCGCAGCGGCGACGCTGGCAGCTGCCGCTCCTCGCTCTGCTGTGCGTCATCTTCGTCGCCGTGAGCGTCATCCACTTCTTCGTGTAG
- a CDS encoding serine/threonine protein kinase has product MRPTAGLTFGGRYELQSRIAIGGMGEVWQATDLVIGRTVAIKILKDEYLGDPGFLERFRAEARHAALVNHEGIANVYDYGEEDGSAFLVMELVPGEALSSILEREHVLSTDRTLDIVAQTAAALHAAHAAGLVHRDIKPGNLLITPDGRVKITDFGIARIADQVPLTATGQVMGTVQYLSPEQASGHPASPTTDIYSLGIVAYECLAGRRPFTGESQVAIAMAQINEAPPELPATVAEPVRNLVFACIAKNPADRPASAAHLARAAQALRRGDVRAAAQSVPAILGGAALTDAATVLMQPPAAPTAATTVLPATAVAPVVDEEAAAPVEERKRSRWTWPLIALIALLALVLIGTIITLVVAPKTAPTPTPSTTPTQTQPTSPKPTPTPTSNTVQITESDFLGLTADQARDKLQGLGMVADVSQGNAATTNDQANKVYSVNPTGPVPKGSTVSVKVYGPVAPIPTPTDTVSATPPSGQGTPNSQITVNFGSATCPAGQNLVGRRLYINGQPQTPVNDTKMVWSPSTAATYQLTYTIFCGESVESSQSPATSYEVVAAPPTSGGGGGGTGGGTGGGGTGGGNG; this is encoded by the coding sequence ATGAGACCCACAGCAGGGCTCACCTTCGGGGGACGTTACGAGCTGCAGTCGCGGATCGCGATCGGCGGTATGGGCGAGGTGTGGCAGGCCACCGACCTCGTCATCGGTCGTACCGTCGCCATCAAGATCCTGAAGGACGAGTACCTCGGCGACCCGGGCTTCCTCGAGCGCTTCCGTGCGGAGGCGCGCCACGCCGCCCTCGTCAACCACGAGGGCATCGCCAACGTGTACGACTACGGCGAGGAGGACGGAAGCGCGTTCCTGGTCATGGAGCTCGTCCCCGGCGAGGCGCTCTCGAGCATCCTGGAGCGGGAGCACGTCCTCAGCACCGACCGCACGCTCGACATCGTCGCCCAGACGGCGGCCGCTCTGCACGCCGCTCACGCCGCCGGTCTCGTCCACCGCGACATCAAGCCAGGCAACCTCCTCATCACGCCCGACGGTCGCGTCAAGATCACCGACTTCGGTATCGCCCGGATCGCCGACCAGGTGCCCCTCACCGCGACCGGCCAGGTCATGGGCACCGTGCAGTACCTCTCTCCCGAGCAGGCCTCCGGTCACCCCGCCTCCCCGACCACCGACATCTACTCGCTCGGGATCGTCGCGTACGAGTGCCTGGCCGGCCGACGGCCGTTCACCGGCGAGTCGCAGGTCGCCATCGCCATGGCGCAGATCAACGAGGCGCCGCCGGAACTCCCCGCCACCGTCGCGGAGCCCGTGCGCAACCTCGTGTTCGCGTGCATCGCCAAGAACCCGGCCGACCGCCCCGCCTCCGCCGCCCACCTGGCGCGTGCCGCCCAGGCGCTCCGCCGCGGCGACGTGCGCGCCGCCGCCCAGTCCGTGCCCGCTATCCTCGGGGGCGCAGCCCTGACCGATGCCGCGACCGTCCTCATGCAGCCGCCCGCGGCTCCGACGGCCGCGACCACCGTGCTCCCGGCGACCGCCGTCGCGCCGGTCGTCGACGAGGAGGCCGCCGCCCCCGTCGAGGAGCGCAAGCGCAGCCGCTGGACGTGGCCGCTGATCGCGCTCATCGCCCTGCTGGCGCTCGTCCTGATCGGCACGATCATCACGCTGGTGGTCGCGCCGAAGACGGCTCCGACGCCCACGCCGTCGACCACTCCGACGCAGACGCAGCCGACGTCGCCGAAGCCCACCCCGACGCCCACCAGCAACACGGTCCAGATCACGGAGAGCGACTTCCTCGGCCTCACCGCCGACCAGGCCCGCGACAAGCTGCAGGGCCTCGGGATGGTCGCGGACGTCTCGCAGGGCAACGCGGCGACCACCAACGACCAGGCCAACAAGGTCTACTCGGTCAACCCGACCGGCCCGGTGCCGAAGGGCTCGACCGTCTCGGTGAAGGTCTACGGACCCGTCGCGCCGATCCCGACGCCGACCGACACCGTCTCGGCCACGCCGCCGTCGGGTCAGGGCACCCCGAACTCGCAGATCACGGTCAACTTCGGTTCCGCCACCTGCCCCGCAGGACAGAACCTGGTCGGCCGCCGCCTGTACATCAACGGGCAGCCGCAGACTCCGGTCAACGACACCAAGATGGTGTGGTCGCCGAGCACCGCGGCCACGTACCAGCTGACGTACACGATCTTCTGCGGTGAGTCGGTGGAGTCGAGCCAGTCGCCCGCGACGTCGTACGAGGTCGTCGCCGCACCGCCGACCTCTGGCGGTGGAGGCGGCGGCACCGGAGGAGGGACCGGCGGCGGCGGGACCGGCGGCGGCAACGGCTGA
- a CDS encoding Lrp/AsnC family transcriptional regulator, which translates to MTVTSAFAVDSTDRSILAELQRDGRQSIAELARTVHMSNSAVAERVRRLEEAGVITGYRAVIDPERLGFGILAYLRLRYPSSQYKPLHDLLAEIPEVIEAHHVTGDDCFILKVVATSMRHLEQISGRVGTLGSVTTSVSYSSPFPTRTIVPPQS; encoded by the coding sequence ATGACCGTCACTTCAGCGTTCGCCGTCGACAGCACCGACCGGAGCATCCTGGCGGAGCTGCAGCGCGACGGCCGGCAGTCGATCGCCGAGCTGGCCCGCACCGTCCACATGTCGAACAGTGCGGTGGCCGAACGCGTGCGGCGGTTGGAGGAGGCCGGTGTGATCACCGGCTATCGGGCGGTGATCGATCCCGAGCGGCTGGGCTTCGGGATCCTCGCGTATCTGCGGCTGCGCTACCCCAGCAGTCAGTACAAGCCGCTCCACGACCTGCTCGCCGAGATCCCCGAAGTGATCGAAGCGCACCATGTCACCGGAGACGACTGCTTCATCCTCAAAGTGGTCGCAACCTCCATGCGCCACCTGGAGCAGATCAGCGGTCGCGTCGGAACACTGGGGAGCGTGACCACGAGCGTTTCGTACTCGAGCCCGTTCCCGACGCGGACGATCGTCCCGCCGCAGTCGTGA
- a CDS encoding PspC domain-containing protein has translation MSTLMRPRDGRVIAGVCAGLANRFGLRPWTVRVLFLLSCLLPGPQFIAYLVMWIVIPNQQGRGPATV, from the coding sequence ATGAGCACTTTGATGCGTCCCCGTGATGGCCGTGTGATCGCCGGCGTGTGCGCCGGCTTGGCGAACCGCTTCGGCCTCCGGCCGTGGACCGTCCGCGTCCTGTTCCTGCTGTCGTGCCTGCTGCCGGGTCCGCAGTTCATCGCCTACCTGGTGATGTGGATCGTCATCCCGAACCAGCAGGGACGCGGCCCCGCGACGGTCTAG
- a CDS encoding NUDIX hydrolase: MDIRVAAYGVIVDGDRILLAHWNEGGRSGWTLPGGGIDPGEDPVDAVVREIAEETGYVAEAGDLLGIDSKVIPAEHRFAPDAGPMHALRIVYRARVVGGSLTNELDGTTDEAAWFPLDRIPSRRVELVDTALEMAGLAGGR, translated from the coding sequence ATGGATATCAGAGTGGCTGCCTATGGCGTCATTGTCGACGGCGACCGCATCCTGCTCGCCCACTGGAACGAAGGCGGCCGGTCGGGCTGGACCCTGCCGGGCGGCGGTATCGACCCGGGCGAGGACCCGGTGGATGCGGTGGTCCGTGAGATCGCGGAGGAGACCGGCTATGTCGCTGAGGCCGGCGACCTGCTGGGGATCGACTCCAAGGTGATCCCGGCCGAGCACCGCTTCGCACCGGACGCCGGGCCGATGCACGCCCTGCGGATCGTCTACCGCGCGCGGGTCGTCGGCGGGTCGCTCACCAACGAACTCGATGGCACGACCGACGAGGCGGCGTGGTTCCCCCTGGACCGCATCCCGAGCCGCCGCGTCGAGTTGGTGGACACGGCGCTCGAGATGGCCGGACTGGCCGGCGGCCGCTAG
- the pknB gene encoding Stk1 family PASTA domain-containing Ser/Thr kinase, with protein sequence MSPDSRLLAGRYQVGELIGRGGMSDVHRGTDTRLGRTVAIKLLKPSLATDPAFRTRFRQEAQAAARMTHPTIVRVFDAGEETVREPNGHEAQLPFIVMEYVDGVLLKDLIKKGPLERAEAVRITEGILTALEYSHRAGVVHRDIKPGNVMITKTGQVKVMDFGIARAISDSSATVAQTTAVLGTASYFSPEQAKGESVDARTDLYSTGVVLFEMLTGRPPFRGDTPVAIAYQHVSETAVPPSTINPKVSPAMDVVVARAMTKDRFERYQTVAEFRADLEEAAAGRIPKRKHEDELAETLFGAPPSAVSGPEAAFRQLAEDQTMTRTQRRPPVIWIWAGIAIMAVVIVAVLAWVLRLAPSTTMPDSSHKVPNLSGQTLDKATAQLDDMKLKWAQVTEASPTYAEGQVIRTDPGAGIVVASGDTITLYVSTGKKTVTVPDVHNMTVDAATQALQQAGLTVGPTTSENSSSVPANVVIKTDPAANTSAHEGDPIGLHVSSGKVTLTDLTGQTIQAATGILSQLGLTGNPKPDPSCPQDKGATMVHTQSVSPGDVPQGTTVDLTYCSG encoded by the coding sequence TTGAGCCCAGATAGCCGCCTGCTCGCAGGCCGATATCAGGTGGGCGAACTCATCGGCCGGGGCGGTATGTCGGACGTCCATCGCGGCACCGACACCCGCTTGGGCCGCACGGTCGCCATCAAGCTGCTCAAGCCGTCCCTCGCCACCGACCCGGCGTTCCGCACCCGGTTCCGCCAGGAGGCGCAGGCCGCGGCTCGCATGACGCACCCGACGATCGTCCGCGTCTTCGACGCCGGCGAAGAGACGGTGCGCGAGCCGAACGGCCACGAGGCGCAGCTGCCCTTCATCGTCATGGAGTACGTCGACGGCGTCCTCCTCAAGGACCTCATCAAGAAGGGCCCCCTGGAGCGTGCGGAGGCCGTGCGCATCACCGAGGGCATCCTCACCGCGCTCGAGTACTCGCATCGCGCCGGCGTCGTGCACCGCGACATCAAGCCGGGCAACGTGATGATCACGAAGACCGGACAGGTGAAGGTGATGGACTTCGGCATCGCCCGCGCCATCAGCGACTCCTCGGCGACCGTGGCGCAGACCACCGCGGTTCTCGGCACGGCCAGTTACTTCTCTCCGGAGCAGGCCAAGGGCGAGTCCGTCGACGCCCGCACCGACCTGTATTCCACCGGCGTTGTGCTATTCGAGATGCTGACAGGGCGTCCGCCGTTCCGCGGTGACACCCCGGTCGCGATCGCGTACCAGCACGTCAGCGAGACCGCCGTCCCGCCGAGCACCATCAACCCCAAGGTGTCGCCGGCGATGGATGTCGTCGTCGCCCGCGCGATGACGAAGGACCGCTTCGAGCGCTACCAGACGGTGGCGGAGTTCCGTGCCGACCTCGAAGAGGCCGCCGCGGGCCGCATCCCGAAGCGCAAGCATGAGGACGAGCTGGCCGAGACCCTGTTCGGCGCTCCGCCGAGCGCCGTCTCCGGTCCGGAGGCCGCGTTCCGTCAGCTGGCCGAAGACCAGACTATGACGCGCACCCAGCGTCGCCCACCGGTGATCTGGATCTGGGCGGGCATCGCGATCATGGCGGTCGTCATCGTGGCCGTGCTCGCCTGGGTGCTGCGGCTCGCGCCGAGCACGACGATGCCGGACTCGTCGCACAAAGTGCCGAACCTGTCGGGCCAGACGCTCGACAAGGCCACCGCGCAGCTCGACGACATGAAGCTGAAGTGGGCGCAGGTCACCGAGGCGAGCCCCACTTACGCCGAGGGCCAGGTGATCCGGACGGATCCGGGTGCCGGCATCGTGGTGGCGTCGGGCGACACCATCACGCTCTACGTCTCGACCGGCAAGAAGACCGTCACCGTCCCGGATGTCCACAACATGACCGTGGATGCTGCAACGCAGGCGCTCCAACAGGCGGGGCTCACCGTCGGCCCGACCACCTCGGAGAACTCGTCGAGCGTGCCCGCGAATGTGGTGATCAAGACGGATCCGGCCGCGAACACCTCGGCGCACGAGGGCGATCCGATCGGCCTCCATGTGTCGAGCGGCAAGGTGACTCTGACCGATCTGACCGGTCAGACCATCCAAGCGGCCACCGGGATCCTGTCGCAGCTCGGCCTGACCGGCAATCCGAAGCCCGACCCCAGCTGCCCGCAGGACAAGGGCGCGACGATGGTGCACACCCAGTCGGTCAGTCCGGGCGATGTGCCCCAGGGCACGACGGTCGACCTCACGTACTGCTCGGGCTGA